The following coding sequences are from one Salinicoccus sp. Bachu38 window:
- the parC gene encoding DNA topoisomerase IV subunit A produces MTEQVQQLQLEDVIGDRFGRYSKYVIQDRAIPDVRDGLKPVQRRILYAMYKEGNTFEKSFRKSAKTVGNVIGNYHPHGDSSVYEAMVRLSQEWKMREELVDMHGNKGSVDGDPPAAMRYTEARLSEISNEMLRDINKNTVDFINNFDDTEMEPTVLPSKFPNLLVNGSTGISAGYATDIPPHNLEEVIDATLKVIDKSSASVDELMEIVKGPDFPTGGIIQGKDQIRKAYETGRGKIIVRSRVRTEDTRGGKTHIIIDELPFEVNKANLVKKMDEIRADRKVDGIIEVRDETDREGMRIIVEVKKDANVEGIINYFYKKTDLQVSYNFNMVAISDRAPKQLGLKEILESYIAHQKAVILNRSQHELSEAERRMHIIEGLMHALSILDEVIRVIRESNNKRNAKENLVEAFSFTEAQAEAIVMLQLYRLTNTDIAELETEHSELEYTINQLREILGNEKQLLKVIKKELRDIKKKYATPRKSTVEEEIENIELEKEVLIAKEEVVVSLTKEGYMKRTSLRSYNASTPDEIGMKEDDHVLLARHAHTLEHLLVFTNLGNYMIIPVHELPEIRWKDNGQHLSNRFRLGADESPVTAFVIEAYQDGISVVTATRRGQIKQTELKAYEASRIRRPISSISLKKDDQVISVALSEGGTEDVLLITQKGISLRYPLSEVNPVGLKAQGVRAIQLKPDDALVFSGLVSNEKFLVTVSQRGAVKRTAIDTFERGARAQVGSTLLKEIKSKPHRIIGARLIENNIGMILHSQNSSFRLDARSIRVSGKYANGSFVVDENEFGEVESVVFEAVQ; encoded by the coding sequence ATGACTGAACAAGTTCAGCAGCTACAACTTGAAGATGTCATCGGCGACCGTTTCGGCCGCTACAGCAAATATGTCATCCAGGACCGTGCCATCCCTGATGTCAGGGATGGACTGAAACCGGTCCAGCGGCGTATCCTGTACGCAATGTACAAGGAAGGGAATACATTTGAAAAAAGCTTCAGGAAAAGTGCCAAAACGGTGGGGAATGTCATCGGGAACTACCATCCGCATGGAGACTCCAGTGTCTATGAAGCAATGGTCCGCCTCTCCCAGGAATGGAAGATGCGGGAGGAACTGGTCGACATGCACGGCAACAAGGGGAGTGTCGATGGCGACCCGCCGGCTGCGATGCGGTATACCGAGGCGAGGCTTTCCGAGATCTCCAATGAAATGCTCAGGGACATCAACAAAAATACGGTTGATTTCATCAACAACTTCGATGATACGGAGATGGAGCCGACCGTCCTGCCTTCAAAATTCCCGAATCTGCTCGTCAATGGCTCGACGGGCATTTCCGCAGGCTATGCGACGGACATCCCTCCGCATAACCTTGAAGAGGTCATCGATGCGACATTGAAGGTCATTGATAAGTCCTCTGCCTCCGTCGATGAACTGATGGAGATCGTCAAAGGCCCGGATTTCCCTACAGGGGGCATCATCCAGGGCAAGGACCAGATTAGGAAAGCGTATGAGACCGGACGCGGGAAGATCATCGTCCGGAGCAGGGTACGGACCGAGGACACCAGGGGCGGCAAGACCCATATCATCATCGATGAACTGCCGTTCGAAGTGAACAAGGCGAACCTTGTCAAAAAGATGGATGAAATCCGTGCCGACCGCAAGGTGGATGGCATCATCGAGGTCAGGGATGAAACCGACCGCGAGGGCATGCGCATCATTGTGGAAGTGAAGAAGGATGCGAATGTCGAAGGCATCATCAACTACTTCTACAAGAAGACGGACCTTCAGGTGTCCTACAACTTCAATATGGTGGCCATCAGCGACAGGGCGCCGAAGCAGCTTGGCCTGAAGGAGATACTGGAGAGCTACATCGCCCACCAGAAGGCGGTGATCCTCAACCGCTCGCAGCATGAACTGTCGGAAGCCGAGCGCAGGATGCACATCATCGAAGGGCTGATGCATGCGCTGTCCATACTGGATGAGGTCATCCGGGTGATCCGGGAGTCGAACAACAAGCGCAACGCCAAGGAGAATCTGGTGGAAGCCTTCAGCTTTACGGAGGCCCAGGCGGAAGCCATCGTCATGCTCCAGCTGTATCGGCTGACGAACACCGATATCGCGGAGCTTGAAACGGAGCACAGCGAACTCGAATATACGATCAACCAGCTGCGCGAAATACTGGGCAATGAAAAGCAGCTGCTCAAAGTGATCAAAAAAGAGCTGCGGGACATCAAAAAGAAATATGCTACACCGCGCAAAAGTACGGTGGAGGAAGAGATAGAGAACATCGAGCTCGAAAAGGAAGTGCTGATCGCCAAGGAGGAGGTGGTCGTGTCATTGACGAAGGAAGGCTACATGAAGCGCACCAGCCTGAGGAGCTACAATGCGAGCACCCCGGACGAGATCGGCATGAAGGAGGACGACCATGTGCTCCTTGCCCGCCATGCGCATACACTGGAGCATCTGCTCGTCTTCACCAACCTCGGCAACTACATGATCATTCCGGTCCATGAACTGCCCGAGATCAGATGGAAGGACAACGGCCAGCATCTCTCGAACCGCTTCAGGCTCGGAGCGGATGAATCGCCGGTGACGGCTTTCGTCATCGAAGCGTATCAGGATGGCATCTCCGTCGTGACGGCCACAAGACGGGGACAGATTAAACAGACGGAGCTTAAAGCCTATGAAGCGAGCCGGATCAGGCGTCCGATTTCCAGCATCAGCCTCAAAAAGGACGATCAGGTGATTTCCGTGGCACTCTCTGAGGGAGGAACGGAGGACGTCCTGCTGATCACACAGAAGGGCATCTCCCTGAGATACCCGCTATCGGAAGTCAATCCGGTCGGCCTGAAGGCGCAGGGCGTCAGGGCGATCCAGCTGAAACCGGATGATGCGCTCGTCTTCTCGGGGCTCGTTTCCAATGAAAAGTTCCTCGTGACGGTCTCCCAGCGGGGCGCAGTCAAACGGACGGCCATCGACACATTCGAAAGAGGCGCCAGGGCGCAGGTGGGCAGCACGCTGCTCAAGGAAATCAAATCGAAGCCCCATCGCATCATCGGCGCCCGGCTCATCGAAAACAATATCGGCATGATCCTCCATTCGCAAAATTCCAGTTTCAGACTGGATGCCAGATCAATCCGGGTGAGCGGCAAATATGCCAACGGCTCATTCGTCGTGGACGAAAATGAATTCGGTGAAGTTGAGAGTGTCGTATTTGAAGCGGTGCAATAG
- the parE gene encoding DNA topoisomerase IV subunit B, producing MARQNTYNDDSIQILEGLDAVRKRPGMYVGSTDHRGLHHLVYEITDNSVDEVINGYGDEINITINPDESITIRDNGRGMPTGMHTSGKPTPEVIFTVLHAGGKFGAGGYKTSGGLHGVGASVVNALSEWVEITIYRDGKVHEMSFKDGGELDRPLEVTGKTKRTGTEVTFRPDGEIFKSGTSFHFETIMERMRESAFLQKGMRISITDRRPEEPLEEVFQYDDGLKSFINFLNEGKDAIGDVVMFSGEYNDILAEVSFQYNDQYSETLISFVNNVRTKDGGTHEVGFKTGFTRVFNEYARKINELKDKDKNLEGNDIREGLTAVISVKIPENLLQFEGQTKSKLGTSEARNVMESLMSDHLPYYLEENGALSTQLVKKAIKARGVRETARKAREEARNGKKRRKDTLLSGKLTPAQSRNAKKNELYLVEGDSAGGSAKQGRDRRFQAILPLRGKVINTEKAKFEDIFKNEEINTIIHTIGAGVGTEFSVDDTNYDKIVIMTDADTDGAHIQVLLLTFFFNYMRPLFDAGKIYIALPPLFQLKKKTKKKEDVRYVWTEDELIEAQKEMGKNVELQRYKGLGEMMPEQLWETTMNPETRTLIQVRIEDEALSLKRVTTLMGDNVEMRRKWIESNVSFTLEDADSILGNEDVTKLGESGELND from the coding sequence TTGGCAAGACAGAATACTTATAACGATGATTCAATACAAATACTTGAAGGTCTGGACGCCGTAAGGAAAAGGCCGGGGATGTATGTCGGTTCAACCGATCATAGGGGACTGCACCACCTGGTGTACGAGATCACCGACAATTCGGTCGACGAAGTCATCAATGGCTACGGCGATGAAATAAATATCACCATCAATCCGGATGAAAGCATCACCATCCGGGATAATGGCCGCGGCATGCCGACAGGCATGCATACATCCGGCAAGCCGACACCGGAAGTCATATTCACCGTACTGCATGCCGGCGGCAAGTTCGGTGCCGGCGGATACAAGACATCCGGCGGTCTGCACGGCGTGGGTGCTTCGGTCGTCAACGCCCTGAGCGAGTGGGTGGAAATCACAATCTACCGGGACGGGAAGGTGCATGAAATGTCCTTTAAGGACGGGGGGGAGCTCGACCGTCCATTGGAGGTGACCGGAAAGACGAAAAGGACCGGTACCGAAGTGACATTCAGACCGGATGGGGAAATCTTCAAATCCGGCACTTCATTCCACTTTGAGACGATTATGGAAAGAATGCGGGAATCCGCCTTCCTGCAGAAGGGGATGCGGATCTCCATTACGGACAGGCGTCCCGAGGAGCCGCTCGAGGAAGTATTCCAATATGATGATGGTCTGAAATCCTTCATCAACTTCCTGAATGAAGGCAAGGATGCGATCGGGGACGTGGTCATGTTCTCCGGCGAATACAATGACATCCTGGCGGAAGTGAGCTTCCAGTACAATGACCAGTACAGTGAAACGCTGATCTCCTTCGTCAACAATGTGCGGACAAAGGACGGCGGTACGCACGAAGTCGGCTTCAAGACCGGCTTCACCCGTGTATTCAATGAGTATGCACGGAAAATCAACGAATTGAAGGACAAGGACAAGAACCTCGAGGGCAATGACATCAGGGAAGGCCTGACTGCAGTCATCTCGGTGAAGATCCCTGAAAACCTGCTCCAGTTCGAGGGCCAGACGAAGAGCAAGCTCGGTACGAGCGAAGCGCGGAATGTCATGGAATCGCTGATGAGCGACCATCTTCCCTATTATCTGGAGGAGAATGGTGCACTGAGCACCCAGCTCGTCAAGAAGGCGATCAAGGCAAGAGGTGTCAGGGAAACGGCACGGAAAGCCCGTGAGGAAGCGAGAAACGGCAAGAAGCGCCGCAAGGATACGCTGCTGTCCGGGAAGCTGACACCTGCACAGAGCCGCAACGCCAAGAAGAATGAACTGTACCTGGTCGAGGGGGACTCTGCAGGCGGATCTGCCAAGCAGGGGCGCGACAGGCGGTTCCAGGCCATCCTGCCGCTGCGCGGCAAGGTCATCAATACCGAGAAGGCGAAGTTTGAGGATATATTCAAAAATGAAGAGATCAATACCATCATCCACACGATCGGCGCAGGCGTCGGGACTGAATTCAGTGTGGATGATACCAACTACGACAAGATCGTCATCATGACCGATGCCGATACGGATGGAGCGCATATCCAGGTACTGCTGCTTACATTCTTCTTCAACTACATGCGTCCGCTCTTTGATGCGGGCAAGATCTACATCGCCCTGCCGCCATTATTCCAGCTGAAAAAGAAGACCAAAAAGAAGGAGGATGTGCGGTATGTCTGGACGGAGGATGAATTGATCGAGGCCCAGAAGGAAATGGGCAAAAACGTCGAACTCCAGCGCTACAAGGGTCTCGGTGAAATGATGCCGGAACAGCTGTGGGAAACGACGATGAATCCGGAGACACGGACATTGATCCAGGTGCGGATTGAAGACGAGGCACTTTCCCTGAAACGTGTCACAACGCTCATGGGGGACAATGTCGAGATGCGGAGAAAGTGGATTGAATCCAATGTCAGCTTCACACTCGAAGATGCAGACAGCATATTGGGAAATGAGGATGTCACAAAACTGGGAGAAAGTGGTGAATTGAATGACTGA
- the plsY gene encoding glycerol-3-phosphate 1-O-acyltransferase PlsY, producing the protein METIIILLILSYLLGSTPFSLLIGIWFYKIDLRQHGSGNIGTTNTFRILGKKAGIVVLLLDMFKGALPVFAAMLLDVDMHIFIPGLVAAIGHVYSIFLKFKGGKAVATSAGAVLAYNPLLFILLLSAFLITLKISKYVSLSSIVSAVLFFILSLVFRDPLLIAFSFIIAVVIVVRHISNIKRIMDGTESKITFM; encoded by the coding sequence ATGGAAACGATCATAATACTCCTGATATTGAGCTACCTTCTGGGCTCCACACCTTTCAGCCTTCTGATCGGCATCTGGTTCTATAAGATTGATCTCAGGCAGCATGGCAGCGGCAATATAGGTACAACCAACACTTTCAGGATCCTTGGCAAGAAAGCCGGCATCGTCGTGCTTCTGCTGGACATGTTCAAAGGGGCGCTTCCAGTGTTTGCCGCAATGCTCCTCGATGTGGATATGCATATATTCATCCCGGGGCTTGTAGCAGCCATCGGTCATGTCTACTCCATATTCCTGAAGTTCAAGGGTGGAAAAGCTGTCGCTACAAGTGCAGGTGCCGTACTGGCATACAACCCCCTGCTTTTCATCCTGCTCCTGTCCGCTTTTCTGATAACGTTAAAAATCAGCAAATATGTATCCCTTTCCAGCATAGTGAGTGCCGTCTTATTCTTTATTCTTTCGCTGGTCTTCAGGGATCCGCTGCTGATTGCCTTTTCGTTCATCATCGCCGTAGTCATTGTCGTTAGACATATCTCCAACATTAAACGTATAATGGATGGTACAGAATCCAAAATTACATTCATGTAG
- a CDS encoding HesB/YadR/YfhF family protein, producing MMEMLEVTDRALDWMKEELDPEEGQGVNIYVRYGGETQLKQGFSPALTVERIPSDSKVFDYDGIQVFIKESDLWYFEDTELVIDSEDDEVIFESK from the coding sequence ATGATGGAAATGTTGGAAGTTACAGATCGTGCACTGGATTGGATGAAGGAAGAACTGGATCCGGAAGAAGGACAGGGCGTAAACATCTATGTAAGGTATGGCGGTGAAACACAGCTGAAACAGGGGTTCTCTCCAGCATTGACAGTAGAACGCATCCCCTCCGACAGCAAAGTATTCGATTACGATGGCATACAGGTCTTCATCAAGGAATCGGACCTATGGTACTTTGAAGATACGGAACTGGTTATAGACTCTGAGGATGATGAAGTCATATTCGAAAGCAAATAA
- the acnA gene encoding aconitate hydratase AcnA encodes MSQNVNEAAKKSFNVGGKDYNYYSLKTLTERGMSETHKLPYSVRVLLESVLRQYDGSVINDEHIESLATWDKGDNQGKEVPFKPSRVILQDFTGVPAVVDLASLRKAMDDVGGDVQKINPEVPVDLVIDHSVQVDAYGTEDSLRLNMELEFERNEERYEFLHWATKAFDNYKAVPPATGIVHQVNLEYLANVVHVKEDGDELVTFPDTLVGTDSHTTMINGLGVLGWGVGGIEAEAGMLGQPSYFPVPEVVGVRMTNGLPEGATATDLALRVTELLRKHGVVGKFVEFFGQGVTELPLADRATIANMAPEYGATCGFFPVDDETLEYMKLTGRSEEHIDIVKTYLQENDMYFDPANEPVYSEVVDLDLSTVEPALAGPKRPQDLIQLSDMKEEYRKSITAESGNHGHGLDEAEFDKKTTVKFNDGKEVEMKTGDLAIAAITSCTNTSNPYVMLGAGLIAKKAVEKGLEVPAYVKTSLAPGSKVVTGYLEDSGLQEYLDKLGFNLVGYGCTTCIGNSGPLLPEITEAITESDLLVSSVLSGNRNFEGRIHPLVKANYLASPPLIVAYALAGTVDIDLRNEPLGKDKEGNDVFMKDIWPSTQEVKDAVMGNVSPELFRKEYERVFDANEIWNNIETTDAPLYDFNPESTYIQNPSFFQNLSTEPGKVESLSGLRVLGKFGDSVTTDHISPAGAIGKDTPAGKWLIEQGVSPRNFNSYGSRRGNHEVMLRGTFANIRIRNQIADGKEGGFTTYWPTGEVMSIYDAAMKYQQDGTGLVVIAGDDYGMGSSRDWAAKGTNLLGVEAVIAASYERIHRSNLVMMGVLPLQFVDGEDADTLGFDGSETFDIQVGEDVRPGHVLDAVATNQDGKKTEFKVKARFDSEVEVDYYRNGGILQLVLRNKLKEQ; translated from the coding sequence ATGAGTCAAAATGTTAATGAAGCTGCCAAGAAGTCGTTCAATGTCGGCGGCAAGGACTATAACTACTATAGTCTGAAGACATTGACTGAACGGGGCATGTCTGAAACACACAAATTGCCATACTCCGTCAGAGTGCTGCTTGAATCAGTGCTGCGCCAGTACGACGGCAGTGTCATCAATGATGAACATATCGAATCTTTGGCAACTTGGGACAAAGGCGACAACCAAGGAAAAGAAGTGCCATTCAAACCTTCACGCGTCATTCTCCAGGACTTTACTGGTGTGCCGGCGGTCGTCGACCTGGCATCTCTCAGAAAAGCGATGGATGATGTAGGTGGAGATGTACAGAAGATCAATCCTGAAGTGCCTGTCGACCTCGTCATCGACCACTCGGTACAGGTGGATGCCTACGGTACTGAAGATTCACTCAGACTGAACATGGAGCTCGAGTTCGAAAGGAACGAAGAACGCTATGAATTCCTGCACTGGGCAACGAAGGCGTTCGACAACTATAAAGCCGTTCCGCCTGCAACAGGCATCGTCCACCAGGTGAACCTCGAGTACCTGGCGAATGTTGTCCATGTCAAAGAAGACGGCGATGAACTTGTGACATTCCCGGACACTCTTGTCGGTACGGATTCCCATACTACAATGATCAATGGTCTTGGCGTACTTGGCTGGGGTGTCGGCGGCATCGAAGCTGAAGCCGGAATGCTCGGACAGCCATCCTACTTCCCTGTACCTGAAGTCGTCGGCGTGCGCATGACGAATGGCCTGCCGGAAGGTGCTACAGCGACAGACCTTGCGCTGCGTGTCACTGAACTTCTGCGCAAGCATGGTGTTGTAGGAAAGTTCGTCGAATTCTTCGGCCAGGGTGTGACAGAGCTTCCACTCGCTGACAGGGCGACAATCGCGAACATGGCACCTGAATACGGTGCAACATGCGGCTTCTTCCCTGTTGATGATGAGACGCTCGAATACATGAAACTCACAGGGCGCAGTGAAGAGCATATCGATATCGTCAAGACGTACCTTCAGGAGAATGACATGTACTTCGATCCGGCAAACGAACCGGTATACAGCGAAGTCGTTGATCTCGACCTCTCCACAGTTGAACCTGCACTTGCCGGACCTAAACGTCCACAGGACCTGATCCAGCTGTCCGACATGAAGGAAGAGTACAGAAAATCCATCACAGCCGAAAGCGGCAACCATGGTCACGGTCTGGATGAAGCGGAATTCGACAAGAAGACGACAGTCAAGTTCAATGATGGCAAAGAAGTTGAAATGAAGACCGGCGACCTCGCCATCGCAGCCATCACTTCATGTACGAATACATCCAACCCTTACGTCATGCTCGGGGCAGGCCTGATTGCGAAGAAAGCAGTTGAAAAAGGTCTGGAAGTACCGGCATATGTGAAAACTTCACTGGCGCCAGGTTCGAAAGTCGTTACAGGCTACCTGGAAGACTCCGGTCTGCAGGAATATCTCGATAAGCTCGGATTCAACCTTGTAGGTTACGGTTGTACGACATGCATCGGCAACTCCGGTCCATTGCTTCCTGAAATTACAGAAGCGATTACTGAAAGCGACCTGCTTGTAAGTTCCGTGCTTTCCGGAAACCGTAACTTCGAAGGCAGGATCCACCCGCTTGTCAAAGCGAACTATCTTGCTTCACCACCATTGATTGTTGCATATGCACTCGCTGGTACAGTGGACATCGATCTGCGCAATGAACCACTCGGCAAGGACAAGGAGGGCAACGATGTCTTCATGAAGGACATCTGGCCATCCACCCAGGAAGTCAAGGATGCAGTAATGGGCAACGTCAGTCCTGAACTCTTCAGGAAGGAATACGAAAGGGTATTCGATGCCAACGAAATCTGGAACAACATCGAAACGACGGATGCACCGCTCTACGACTTCAATCCGGAGTCCACATACATCCAGAATCCATCATTCTTCCAGAACCTCTCTACAGAGCCTGGCAAAGTGGAATCGCTGAGCGGCCTGCGTGTACTCGGCAAATTCGGAGACTCCGTTACGACCGACCACATTTCACCTGCGGGTGCGATCGGCAAGGACACACCTGCCGGCAAATGGCTGATCGAACAGGGCGTATCTCCAAGAAACTTCAACTCATACGGTTCCCGTCGTGGTAACCACGAAGTCATGCTCCGCGGCACATTCGCCAACATCCGTATCCGCAACCAGATTGCAGACGGCAAAGAGGGCGGATTCACAACGTACTGGCCGACTGGTGAAGTCATGAGCATCTATGATGCTGCAATGAAATATCAGCAGGATGGCACAGGACTCGTCGTCATCGCCGGAGACGACTACGGTATGGGATCGAGCCGGGACTGGGCAGCCAAAGGTACGAATCTTCTCGGTGTTGAAGCAGTCATTGCAGCAAGCTATGAGCGGATCCACCGTTCGAACCTTGTAATGATGGGTGTCCTTCCATTGCAGTTCGTTGATGGAGAGGATGCAGATACACTCGGATTCGACGGTAGCGAGACATTCGACATCCAGGTCGGTGAAGATGTCAGGCCTGGACACGTCCTTGATGCTGTGGCAACAAACCAGGACGGCAAGAAGACCGAGTTCAAAGTCAAGGCACGCTTCGATTCAGAAGTTGAAGTGGACTACTACCGCAATGGCGGTATCCTGCAGCTTGTACTCAGAAACAAACTTAAAGAGCAGTAA
- a CDS encoding glycine betaine uptake BCCT transporter, whose translation MEENNQGKLTPVFWISLVIVSALVLYGTFFSENFESVTGVLTGFITSNFSWYYVSLTTIFILFCLIFVFTPMGQIRLGKPTEKPEFKTMSWFAMLFSAGMGIGLVFWGAAEPISHYFTPPTADPESDEAMKESLRRTFFHWGFHAWAVYAVVGLALAFAQFRRNEPGLISSTLRPILGKRVDGPIGTAIDVLAVFATIAGVATSLGLGVMQINGGLSYLFGIPNNIYVQIIIIAIITVLFMYSAWTGLSKGIQYLSNANMVLGGLLLIFTLVLGPTVLILNMWTDTFGGMIGNFVNMSYDVAPLNQDKNDWLGAWTIYYWGWWMSWSPFVGIFIARVSRGRTIREFVLAVMIGPAVLSFFWFSVFGVTAIESDRQVGGFADLATEAVLFEMFNNLPFGLIVSLIAVLLIGTFFITSADSATFVLGMQTTNGSLTPPNRTKMIWGIAQVAIAIVLLMGGGLTSLQAAAIISAFPFSIILILMMIATYKDVAKEQRSLNLLIEPNYEGTEYEKLMKDHEEKQKLDDEKAARENN comes from the coding sequence ATGGAAGAGAACAACCAAGGAAAATTAACACCGGTTTTTTGGATATCACTTGTTATCGTATCTGCTCTTGTCCTTTACGGGACGTTCTTTTCAGAGAACTTCGAAAGCGTAACGGGAGTCCTCACGGGCTTTATAACGAGCAACTTCAGTTGGTATTATGTATCGCTGACGACGATTTTCATCTTGTTTTGCCTGATATTCGTCTTTACACCGATGGGGCAGATCCGTCTTGGCAAGCCGACGGAAAAACCTGAGTTCAAAACGATGTCATGGTTTGCCATGCTGTTCAGTGCCGGCATGGGTATCGGACTTGTATTCTGGGGCGCGGCTGAACCGATCAGCCACTATTTCACCCCCCCGACTGCCGACCCTGAATCAGATGAAGCGATGAAGGAATCATTGCGGAGAACATTCTTCCACTGGGGCTTCCATGCATGGGCAGTCTATGCAGTCGTGGGGCTGGCTCTGGCGTTTGCCCAGTTCAGACGGAATGAGCCCGGCTTGATTTCGAGTACATTGCGGCCGATTCTTGGCAAGCGTGTGGATGGGCCGATTGGCACAGCAATCGACGTGCTGGCTGTGTTCGCCACAATCGCCGGGGTGGCGACTTCCCTCGGCCTTGGTGTCATGCAGATCAATGGTGGCTTGAGCTACCTGTTCGGCATTCCGAACAACATCTATGTGCAGATCATCATCATTGCCATCATTACTGTGCTGTTCATGTACAGTGCATGGACGGGACTATCCAAAGGGATCCAGTACTTGAGTAATGCGAATATGGTCCTTGGCGGCCTTCTGTTGATCTTTACGCTTGTACTTGGGCCAACTGTTCTGATCCTTAACATGTGGACGGATACTTTCGGTGGTATGATCGGCAACTTTGTAAACATGAGTTACGATGTTGCACCGCTCAATCAGGATAAGAACGATTGGCTCGGCGCCTGGACAATCTATTACTGGGGCTGGTGGATGAGCTGGAGCCCATTCGTAGGGATCTTCATCGCACGGGTGTCACGCGGCCGTACAATCCGTGAGTTTGTCCTGGCAGTCATGATCGGGCCGGCCGTACTCAGCTTCTTCTGGTTCAGTGTCTTCGGGGTCACTGCCATCGAATCGGATAGACAGGTCGGTGGATTTGCAGACCTTGCGACTGAAGCCGTGCTGTTTGAAATGTTCAACAATCTGCCGTTTGGCCTGATCGTCTCACTTATCGCGGTGCTGCTGATCGGCACATTCTTCATCACTTCTGCTGATTCGGCAACATTCGTATTGGGTATGCAGACGACGAACGGATCGCTCACGCCACCAAACAGAACGAAAATGATCTGGGGGATTGCCCAGGTTGCTATTGCGATCGTTCTGCTCATGGGCGGCGGACTGACATCACTCCAGGCAGCAGCGATCATTTCGGCATTCCCATTCTCGATCATTCTCATACTCATGATGATTGCAACCTACAAGGATGTTGCGAAAGAGCAGAGATCACTGAATCTCCTCATCGAACCTAACTACGAAGGTACGGAGTATGAAAAGCTGATGAAGGATCATGAGGAAAAACAGAAACTGGATGATGAAAAAGCAGCCAGAGAAAACAATTAA
- the mscL gene encoding large conductance mechanosensitive channel protein MscL, with translation MWQEFRDFILRGNVLDLAVAVVIGAAFSKIVTALVENIIMPSIALIFGNTDFTSEWAYRGITYGVFIQAIIDFIIIAAAIFVFIKVVNILTRNRFVEEAAEDEQTVLLREIRDALKREDTNP, from the coding sequence ATGTGGCAGGAATTCAGGGATTTCATACTCAGAGGCAATGTACTGGACCTTGCAGTCGCCGTTGTCATAGGCGCGGCATTCAGCAAAATCGTCACTGCACTCGTTGAAAACATCATCATGCCGTCCATCGCCCTCATATTCGGCAATACCGATTTCACTTCGGAATGGGCCTACAGGGGGATTACATACGGTGTCTTCATCCAGGCGATCATCGACTTCATCATCATCGCAGCAGCGATATTCGTATTTATAAAAGTGGTCAATATACTGACGCGGAACCGCTTCGTCGAGGAAGCAGCCGAAGACGAACAGACCGTTCTGCTCAGGGAGATCAGGGACGCCCTGAAACGGGAGGACACGAATCCATGA